In a genomic window of Minwuia thermotolerans:
- a CDS encoding SrfA family protein, whose protein sequence is MRTGPTLAEDRLDRYQPLGAFGQPVYQNHLQLQAALRQRLGAKYANFFAIPRMDSQGRTVSWISPVEGEPVRWSDLSEEDQVQRSLDLQVMKSEFDAYASELRAYGKEGRDPRGAEAFVAVLDQALKTPDDGHLYFVGDQPVATFWGFREEDAQPFETLTAAPRLARAAAPAAASGEAPERRGLGFLWWLVPLLLLLLLALLLWWLWDDLPVVGGGDEAPAIERPLEDETEAPPPAEEGAVVEDPDRTVIERDGVIVDGEGDAVAVPGEGGEVIPGEDTAVPGEGDAVAPEGAVADDGEGGSTAEEAETPEEQPAPGEEAATEEQPPAEPEAPDAEEGEAPPEGGEPETPPGREPAQPEGQTPDAGEPPAIPEGASDGSAGFMQGNWRSDSGLVDSQTRQKLTQEYNFDEEGRGEAVIRRADGVTCRAPAEATVRDGNLQVEELENLECSDGSSFKRSQTVCSRGDDGQVQCVGTDADGKTFKVDLNRNAQP, encoded by the coding sequence ATGCGCACTGGACCCACACTGGCCGAGGACAGGCTGGACCGCTATCAGCCCCTGGGCGCCTTCGGGCAGCCCGTCTACCAGAACCATCTGCAGCTTCAGGCGGCGCTGCGTCAGCGCCTGGGGGCGAAGTACGCCAACTTCTTCGCCATTCCCCGCATGGATTCGCAGGGCAGGACCGTGAGCTGGATTTCCCCGGTGGAGGGCGAGCCGGTGCGCTGGTCCGACCTGTCCGAGGAAGACCAGGTGCAACGCTCCCTCGACCTGCAGGTCATGAAGAGCGAGTTCGACGCCTATGCCTCGGAGCTCAGGGCCTATGGCAAGGAGGGCAGGGACCCGCGCGGGGCCGAGGCTTTCGTCGCGGTCCTGGACCAGGCGCTGAAGACGCCGGACGACGGCCATCTGTACTTTGTTGGCGATCAGCCGGTGGCGACGTTCTGGGGCTTCCGGGAAGAAGACGCCCAGCCCTTCGAGACGCTGACGGCCGCGCCGCGTCTGGCCCGGGCGGCTGCGCCCGCGGCGGCGAGCGGAGAGGCGCCCGAGCGCCGGGGCCTCGGCTTTCTGTGGTGGCTCGTCCCGCTGTTGCTGCTGCTTCTGCTGGCGCTGTTGCTGTGGTGGCTGTGGGACGATCTGCCGGTCGTCGGCGGCGGGGACGAGGCGCCAGCGATCGAACGGCCGCTGGAGGACGAGACGGAAGCTCCGCCGCCGGCGGAGGAAGGCGCCGTCGTCGAGGATCCGGACCGGACGGTCATCGAACGCGACGGCGTTATCGTCGACGGCGAAGGGGATGCAGTGGCCGTACCCGGCGAGGGTGGTGAGGTGATCCCCGGCGAGGACACCGCCGTTCCGGGCGAAGGCGATGCGGTCGCGCCCGAAGGGGCCGTTGCCGATGATGGCGAGGGCGGATCGACCGCCGAAGAAGCCGAAACGCCGGAGGAGCAACCCGCTCCCGGCGAGGAAGCGGCGACAGAGGAACAACCGCCAGCCGAGCCTGAAGCGCCCGATGCGGAAGAAGGCGAGGCGCCGCCCGAGGGCGGGGAACCGGAAACCCCGCCCGGCCGGGAGCCCGCGCAGCCCGAAGGTCAGACGCCGGACGCCGGCGAGCCGCCCGCCATTCCGGAGGGCGCCTCGGACGGGTCGGCCGGGTTCATGCAGGGCAACTGGCGGAGCGACAGCGGACTGGTGGATTCCCAGACCCGCCAGAAGCTGACCCAGGAGTACAACTTCGACGAGGAAGGCCGAGGCGAGGCCGTCATCCGCCGTGCGGACGGCGTGACCTGCCGCGCGCCGGCTGAGGCGACCGTCAGGGACGGCAATCTGCAGGTGGAGGAACTCGAGAATCTCGAATGCTCGGACGGCAGTTCGTTCAAGCGGTCGCAGACGGTCTGCTCCCGCGGCGATGACGGGCAGGTCCAGTGCGTCGGCACGGACGCCGACGGCAAGACCTTCAAGGTCGATCTCAACCGGAATGCTCAACCCTGA
- a CDS encoding response regulator, whose amino-acid sequence MRVLVVDDSQANRSIARVLLENAGHRVMEADGGEAAVAAASEFLPDVILMDVAMPGMDGLEATRAIRRLEGDVGTTPVVAWTAHDIPGMRRQTSAAGMNAYLTKPVVRQTLIATIAAFGRSRGPNRFDAVQSA is encoded by the coding sequence ATGCGCGTACTCGTCGTCGATGACAGCCAGGCGAATCGAAGCATCGCCCGCGTGTTGCTCGAGAATGCCGGCCACCGGGTGATGGAGGCCGACGGCGGCGAGGCGGCGGTGGCCGCCGCGAGCGAATTCCTGCCCGACGTCATCCTCATGGATGTCGCCATGCCGGGCATGGACGGTCTGGAGGCGACCCGCGCGATCCGGCGGCTGGAAGGCGACGTCGGGACGACGCCGGTCGTCGCCTGGACGGCCCACGACATACCCGGCATGCGCCGCCAGACCAGCGCCGCCGGCATGAACGCCTATCTGACCAAGCCTGTGGTGCGGCAGACGCTGATCGCCACCATCGCCGCCTTCGGGCGCTCCCGCGGGCCGAACCGCTTCGACGCGGTACAGTCGGCCTGA
- a CDS encoding VWA domain-containing protein, with translation MAERGIRTQDSAGIRRLGAAGRDVVAAREQIASILRNRIGPEAAALFAAPTPDDGGHVWRAVDGTPLKPLGALPPAEAARLRERHREIAGRVEALAQRIAGEGDAGRIAGHMMRLALVTPDGFEALHAAGDQPVLVNWGHAAEGQAVPVLEPAAGKAMAAPAGTGTAAADVAPLPEADTAADDETDSPGRRPARTGGFGWLAWALPGLLLVALGALIWLLMQPVEPVLVQRDRPAPPPVDPVPAARDRLAAIEAELARVEAMRDEVIGLCEPLPQERTQLPPPEPEPQSGPDPDVAVVEPPKPEPEPEPEPRPEPPVAEAEPQPAPRPRVELPPEVPPAAELPPRVAQLPETTRPAPTLCEPGWTPSQRPEVMVVIDGSGSMQDSFAGAPSRIEAAKDSIGDVVTSLHKDIKTGLVSFTDCGETSTPQKYGYSQRPELLSRVRGVSPSRGTSLANSIRRAGNAAKSVGPATVVVVSDGEDTCGGDPCAAARALKAQKPMLKINVIDLSGGRSAVLQCVAGATGGRVFTPRNAAQMTEEMQEATGQPDASACNP, from the coding sequence ATGGCTGAGCGCGGAATCAGGACCCAGGACAGCGCCGGAATCCGCAGGCTCGGAGCCGCGGGACGGGATGTCGTCGCTGCCCGGGAGCAGATTGCGTCGATCCTGCGCAACCGGATCGGCCCGGAAGCCGCGGCGCTGTTCGCGGCGCCGACGCCTGACGACGGCGGCCATGTCTGGCGGGCTGTCGACGGAACGCCGCTGAAGCCGCTCGGCGCCCTGCCGCCGGCGGAGGCTGCCCGCCTGCGCGAGCGCCACCGGGAAATCGCCGGCCGCGTGGAGGCCCTGGCGCAGCGGATCGCAGGCGAGGGCGACGCGGGCCGCATCGCCGGCCACATGATGCGTCTGGCCCTGGTAACACCTGACGGCTTCGAGGCGCTGCACGCAGCGGGCGATCAGCCCGTGCTGGTGAACTGGGGCCATGCCGCCGAGGGCCAGGCGGTCCCGGTCCTGGAACCGGCGGCCGGGAAGGCAATGGCTGCGCCGGCGGGAACGGGCACGGCGGCGGCCGACGTGGCGCCATTGCCGGAAGCCGACACGGCCGCAGACGACGAAACCGACAGTCCCGGCCGGCGGCCGGCGCGAACCGGCGGCTTCGGCTGGCTCGCCTGGGCGCTGCCGGGGCTCCTGCTCGTGGCGCTCGGCGCACTGATCTGGTTGCTCATGCAGCCTGTCGAGCCGGTCTTGGTCCAACGCGACAGGCCCGCGCCGCCGCCGGTGGATCCGGTGCCGGCCGCGCGCGACAGGCTGGCGGCGATAGAGGCGGAACTGGCCAGGGTGGAGGCCATGCGCGACGAGGTCATCGGCCTCTGTGAACCGCTGCCGCAGGAGCGGACCCAGTTGCCGCCGCCGGAGCCGGAACCGCAATCCGGGCCGGACCCCGACGTCGCGGTCGTGGAGCCACCGAAACCGGAGCCGGAGCCGGAACCCGAGCCCCGGCCCGAACCGCCGGTGGCCGAGGCGGAACCGCAACCTGCGCCACGTCCCCGGGTCGAACTGCCGCCGGAGGTTCCGCCCGCAGCCGAGTTGCCGCCGCGGGTCGCACAGCTCCCGGAAACCACCCGCCCGGCGCCCACGCTCTGCGAACCGGGCTGGACCCCGAGCCAGCGGCCGGAGGTCATGGTGGTGATCGACGGCTCGGGCAGCATGCAGGACAGTTTCGCCGGCGCGCCCTCGCGCATCGAGGCGGCCAAGGATTCCATCGGCGATGTGGTCACCAGCCTGCACAAGGACATCAAGACCGGCCTGGTGAGCTTCACCGACTGCGGCGAGACCTCGACGCCGCAGAAGTACGGCTACAGCCAGCGTCCGGAATTGCTTTCGCGGGTGCGGGGCGTCAGCCCCAGCCGGGGGACGTCGCTCGCCAACTCGATCCGCCGCGCGGGCAACGCCGCCAAGTCGGTCGGACCGGCGACGGTGGTCGTGGTCAGCGACGGCGAGGACACCTGCGGCGGCGATCCCTGCGCCGCGGCCCGGGCGCTGAAGGCGCAAAAGCCGATGCTGAAGATCAATGTCATCGACCTGAGCGGCGGCCGCTCGGCCGTGCTTCAATGCGTGGCCGGCGCCACCGGCGGGCGGGTCTTCACCCCCCGCAACGCCGCCCAGATGACCGAAGAGATGCAGGAAGCGACCGGCCAGCCGGACGCCAGCGCCTGCAACCCCTGA
- a CDS encoding S1 family peptidase produces the protein MSNAEARDDRNARGHIPAFGAWLAVSVLLALAVATALTWLLLREPETVVRDGPVPPPQPPTAEMLAEVERLDALSFEAGKRLQEILRAVAAYECPPGTAPADRARFEALKEKARAMLAAAGDILPDRAAAPAAQAEPAVARAVAPPTQGQATPMSVAALSQLLEKAVVFVISFQDRRPVGTGTAFFIAPDLLVTNRHVIQEGDAEQIIVTSESLGDVVRARVIARSPDGRPGDPDFALLRTERPAAPGVLPLSPAHSKLMDIIVAGYPGLALQTDAGFLKLAYGDRTSAPDMHQNRGEIRSTQELPGTTSIIHTADVLTGYSGGPLIDMCGRVVGVNTFIQVDRQQSGKFNSAQSTGDLVQFLNRSNIDIPEQQMICKK, from the coding sequence TTGAGCAACGCCGAGGCCAGAGACGATCGGAATGCGCGCGGACATATCCCGGCCTTTGGGGCGTGGCTGGCGGTTTCCGTCCTGCTCGCGCTCGCTGTCGCCACTGCGCTGACCTGGCTGCTGCTGCGGGAGCCGGAGACCGTCGTCCGTGATGGCCCGGTACCGCCGCCGCAGCCGCCGACGGCCGAAATGCTCGCGGAAGTCGAACGCCTGGATGCCCTGTCCTTCGAAGCCGGCAAACGTTTGCAGGAAATCCTCCGGGCCGTGGCCGCCTACGAGTGTCCGCCCGGTACGGCGCCCGCGGACCGGGCACGGTTCGAGGCGCTGAAGGAAAAGGCCAGGGCCATGCTTGCCGCGGCCGGGGATATTCTGCCCGACCGCGCCGCCGCGCCCGCGGCACAGGCTGAGCCTGCGGTGGCCCGGGCGGTAGCGCCTCCGACGCAGGGACAGGCCACGCCGATGTCAGTCGCGGCGTTGTCGCAATTGCTGGAAAAGGCGGTCGTCTTTGTCATCTCCTTCCAGGACCGCAGACCGGTGGGGACCGGCACCGCCTTCTTCATCGCGCCCGACCTGCTGGTGACCAATCGCCACGTCATCCAGGAGGGAGATGCGGAACAGATCATCGTCACCAGCGAAAGCCTGGGGGACGTGGTCCGCGCCCGCGTGATCGCACGCTCCCCCGACGGTCGACCGGGGGATCCGGACTTCGCGCTGCTCCGGACGGAGCGTCCGGCGGCGCCCGGGGTACTGCCGCTCTCCCCCGCGCATTCCAAGCTGATGGACATCATCGTCGCTGGCTATCCGGGGCTCGCGCTCCAGACCGATGCGGGATTTCTCAAGCTCGCCTATGGCGACCGCACCTCCGCGCCCGACATGCACCAGAACCGCGGCGAAATCCGCTCGACGCAGGAACTGCCCGGCACCACGTCGATCATACACACCGCGGACGTGCTGACCGGCTACAGCGGCGGTCCGCTGATCGACATGTGCGGCCGGGTCGTTGGCGTCAACACCTTCATCCAGGTCGACCGCCAGCAGAGCGGCAAGTTCAACAGTGCCCAGTCCACCGGCGATCTGGTGCAGTTCCTGAACCGCAGCAACATCGATATTCCGGAACAGCAGATGATCTGTAAAAAGTAA